The genomic stretch ttcaaacaccaggTACCTTctttgcgatcctctttatcttctgcgagagactgcggtcctccggtaattcatttgtcaatttgtacttcattatcggagtcatccacgtcgtctcggcctctatgtcgcccaccatgccgatggtctcagtgatgcttttggcatttctgatgtccaccagcacggttcggctgacattcttaaTGGTTGAaatggcaagctttgagagagcgtcggctcggttgttctcagacctgggaatgcattgtatctgaaaagatttcaattttgaagtgtcagcttttaccctttccaggtatcttaccatcccgtcgtctcgagtctcgaactctcctctgatttgattagccactaaaagtgaatctgttttcaaaatgatgtgttccgccccggcagctctagctagctcgactccggttatcaccgcctcgtattcggattcgttgtttgaggccgagaaggtaaatttcaaggcgtactcaaactcgtccccgtttaggctgatgataaggatgccggctcctgaactgttcgccgtggaggatccgtcggtgtatacttcccatactccggggttttgctcttctttatatttgcactcggccaggaagtctgcaagtgcctgcccctttatcgagggcctcggcttgtattgaatgccgaagccggatagctccaccgcccatttgatgagcctgccggattgttcgaatttttccaatgctttctccaatggttggtcggttaagaccgtcacgggatgtgcgtcgaagtagggtttcagtttccttgcggcaaacGACGAAAGAAaggtcgctttttcaatcggcgggtaatttctttcggcgggcaacaatgtatgggtCGATGAAGTAGATTGGTGTCTTCTTTGGTTGTTCTCTTCTCGACGATCACGACCGACCGTGGCGAGGTAATCGGTAGATATAGATATaacgtctcccccagcatcggcctggacagggttgggagagtttgaagatgagctttcagttgcatgaaagctgtgctctgttcctccccccagttgaagtctttattcccctttaacactttgaagaatggggtgctcttgttggctgaccgagagataaaacgggccagagccgccatcctcccggtcagcatcataacctcttttcgattcttcggctccggcaggtccagtattgcttggactttatctggattggcatcaattcccctggcgctgacaagcacgccgaggaacttgccggcccggacaccgaagttgcatttctttgggttcAGCTTCatattgtatttccttagtgaacaaaatgtctcgtgtaaatcggctaagtgctcgctgtcagacttgctttttacaatggcatcgtcgacgtaagcctcaacgtttcgcccttttttattttggaacactttgtccaccagtcttgtgtaagttgcgccggcgtttttcaaaccgaacggcatcattttatacatgaatgtgccgtctctggtgatgaatgcgcatttaggcatgtcttcttcggccatgaataccgatgataccctgagaaggcgtccagcaggctcagcatagtgtagcctgccgtggcgtcaattaaactatctattcgaggcaaaggataacaatctttggggcatgctttattaagatgggtaaaatctacacacattctccatgccccccgATGATTttctcaccattacaacattagctaaccactcaggataagtacaaggcatgataaagcccgccgctattactttatctacctcggctttaatggcctcatccttctcggctgaggagttcctcatcttctgcttgacagggcgagcggtggagagtacgttcagcttgtgaacaatcacctcccggctcacgcctggcatttcggccgctgagtaggcgaagacatctttattcttcctcagcaggtccaggaggtcggctctgaattttggttccaggttgacaccgacagttacggtgcggcctgggtcaatctccactTCCTCGGTTTCTGCTACTTCAACCATACCGACGGTGGTATCCATGCGttcgccctcctgttgcaaggatgggctcttccctttctctgatttcttcgccactttgaaggactgcatgttgcaccctctggcggatacttggacattgactaccttgtccttctcgttcttcgagacgagcttatgcgcttccccccggtccgagacatacatcaatgtcagggcccggatggacatcacagcgtCGGCCTcactcaaagtgactcggcctatgagaacgttgtaggcggacgagccgtcaatgaccacgaactcagacataacattcttggccgcactcccctcgccgaacctcaccggtgGCTGATTGACCCCGGGGTACAGGCGGCCCTTAAAAGcctgtacaacgggttggtgcaggggctcaagtcttcaaccttcagaccgaggttgagaaagcattctctgtacataatgtttgtgtaggcgcctgtgtcaatcaggcacctcttcaccaggtggttggctatgtccaagtggactacaagtgggtcgctgtgaggggcgatgactccctcgtagtccttcttcccaatagttatatcggggatgttggaagcgggggttgctgtgttgggcacaaagttgatggcctgatatagttcattcaggtgccgtttgtgcccatgagtggacccaccgttctcgttgcctccgatgacaacatggattactcctatccgttcaaagacggatttcttatttgacccGCCGGCATCTGTTTTTTGGCCTCCGGTAACGTATTtaccgaggctccccttccggatcaacTCTTCAATGGCactcttcagatgccggcagtcgttagttaagtggccggtgtggccgtggtgctcgcagtactggctcgtgtcaccgtcccccctcgccttgggaggcctttcccacttttgaccctcgcttttgctcagggcgaagacctcggctgGAGATACGACTAGGGgagtgtgatcattgtaccgcttttTGTAGTACGGTATCGAACCTCCCCCGGCGCCCGCCGGGTTCTGCTTCCTGGCGGATCTGTCGGGCCGTGacttattattgtcacggcgtccttcatccgggttttcatcccggtggctcttcttctctgagtgcccagcctcgctgtggcctacccaggtcttgtgatagtcctccacattgatggcttggtcggccatcttcctagcggcgtctaagcccaggcctccgtacttgataagctcgttttttaagtctcccattgggaggcctttcatcagcgcgaaggccgccagctcgggattcagctctcgaatctgctgaaccttggcgtcgaacctcttcacatagcttcgtagagactcgcccccctcctgtctgatagttaggagatccgatgtctccacggccctcctcttattgcaagagtactgggctaaaaaggcgtcccttaggtcggcgtaacagtataccgagccgtcagGCAGCCCCTtttaccaactttgagccatcccatgcaaggtcgttgggaagactcggcaccagacctcatcgggttgttcccacaccgacatgtacgactcaaaggcctcggcatggtcggtggggtcgctatcccctttgtatgtgagcgccggcaacttcagcttggtTGGCACGGTGGTTTCAAGGacataggcgctgaggggctgtctgaccacgtgtcgaatgacacgcggcgatcggctcctcgcaaccctagTCCGGCTACTCTCCCCGTGGCGGCTCGggctccttctccgactcgggcttcttctccggctctgctgagtcggaatcctctggctcctttggggtgtGCCTCGTTGGTGTCGCGGCGGCGCTGTCCTCCcctgagtgcgggaaggacttaggtctaccactaccactctgggctcctccggcgttttgacatggtcagcttcctccaaggcttcgttcaagtttctcggagtcacattttgggccctggtttccggtgggggtgccgccgctcttgtcgttgtgacagtgtgagtcggcgtgccccccattaggtccaggagtagcttcagtttagctgcatcaaccacatgtcccatgatggtgacctggtcggcgggcagcggtgtatcttgttcctttggcatcccgttcgtcgtatcagtgatacggccggtgggggattgcccgatttcagagttgtggaacgtgtcatcctggtagaattcaTTTTCCGCGAGCACCTTCTCTGGTTgcttcgacatcttcttagctttttgggtgggtttttgtttctgtgtttttttttgtttgggaatgaatgtgactagcttctagtatctttccccacagacggcgccaattattccgggtgtaattccgaagcagatattgttaccactcgtgcttgtagaatgacgtctttgactGAATCCTCCTtttggcctctcctgaaacaatgaacaaactgagggctcggctttggccgagcgtactcactccgacgcccaagtcagtgaacttagagagataagttatgtgttacttggctaagtatatattgtagagagataaggaagatattaccggATTATAGGGTATTTAGGTTATGAttttgggatcctttcctcaatgagggttgaggagtatttatagactttcaccttttgtcacgtagtggccaagtggccaagtggctagcaggtggaaagactgttctacccttggccgagggacccatggcaggccggcgggccctgttgactctccgccgaggggtcttggatatgagtacgcggatatgtgccccggctggctagttgtcccagccgagacTCCCGTGACAGGGCgacgggctgcgtcggttaggctgtctaagtcgttgacttgctgtggatatctttgaccttgcccaatatgttgactcggtcagcgggtgcagaatatgccccatcagctttatttaaccgctagtcgacccgacatacaatttagtgtgtgcgTATGCGCTcgtttccaatcaaatcctaaagaatcacatttcaaagccgtcaaacggatttttaggtatttgattggaacgcaaggtttatacctttggtacccaactcattatgacattgatcttgtaggattttcATATGCGGATTATGCCGGGAGTTCGTTGGATAGAAAAAGCACCTCGGGTATTGCCACTTTCTTAGGACCGTGCCTTATCTCATGGGTATCCAAGAAACAAAATACCGTTGCTCtatccacggccgaaagtgagtatgtaagtGCCGCTCTTTGTTGTGCTCAAATTCTGTGGGTAAGACAACAATTGCATGATTACGGTCTTATTTTCGAAACTACTCCCATACTTTGTGATAATACAAGTGCCATTAATATCTCGAAAAATCCAATACAACATTCTAGGACAAAACACATTGACATAAGGCATCACTTTCTACGTGATCAATTCGAAAAAGGAAATATATGTCTAACcttttgtagaacggaaaatcaaattgcggacatttttacaaaaccgttagaaagggaacaattcgtaaaacttcggttggaaattggtttgttaggCGACATGTGACACATATTAAAATTATCTTTCCCATATGATTGACTAGAGATGAAATGATGTATATATGTTCTCAAGTTTAAAAATGTCTAATTTACCATTTGATAAGTGTGCCGAAAAAATTACATTGGAACTCCACATTTTGCATTTGAATTATTTGCATTGAGCCTTGCACTTACTTTATGTCTCATCTAGCACATCCTACTCTAGCCGCCCCCTATGCCATCATTACTCTCATTTACACTGCACCTCAACCTTTAACCACTCCCTCTTTTAAACTCCAGCCGTCCCTAAAATAAAACCCCCATGTAATAACCCCACTTTCCCATTTACCCACAAACTaacttcaaaattcaaaaaatcccTCAACCTCTTTCATCTCCTAAACCGTCAAAAACCCATCCCCTCATAATGGCTCCCAAAAAATCAACTAGAAGAGAAATTCAAAACCTTAGAAATACATTCAACCCCAAATATATTGCCCAGCAAAAAATGGCCACAAAATCCGCTGCAAGTGTTGAAAAATCCGACAAACCCACCCCGTCTCCTACCAAGCCACCAACAGTCAAACCAACTATTGCACGAAAGAAATCCATGGCTGTCAAAGGAAGAGGCCGTGGTATAGGAGGCCGTGGTGGATTAAAACGAAGTCCACCAATCTCGTTGATGTTGGACTCAAATGTTGATGTTGATTCCGAGGAAGACGAGCCCACGCTCAAACAAATAGATAGCAACATCCACAAAGACAAAGCAATTGATGATGATGTGGTTGTTGCTACTATTATTGAAGAAGAAAAGGAgaatgaggttgttgatgatgttgttgaggaggaaaaagaaaaagaatcagAAAAAGTGAATGAGAAAGATGtggaagagaaaaatgaaattaATGATGATAAGGAAGAAAAAATGAgtgaaaaagatgaggaaaaagagaaagagagtgagCTAGAGAAAGAAAAGGGAACAGTGAATGAGAAAGATGTCGAAAAAATTGATTCCCCAAATCAAAATTCAGAAAAAGAAGTCCTTCATGAGGAAGAGGTCATTCCCAACATTGAAACCACAAATGAACTCACGAATGAAAACATTGTTGCTGATGAATTTGACCCCCTTTCCACCGAAaaccccaaaacaaaatcccaaaTCAAAATCACCGAACTGTTtggtgatgatggtgatgatattATCATTGAAACTCCCACCAAATCAAAGGGAAAATCCAAGGCGGGTCTCAAAAGAAAGAAGGAATCAAAGCCAAAAGCGGCTAAAAGGCCGAGGTACCCACGGAAGAAGGAGGTGGTCCTTCCAACGGAAGATGATGATGTTATTGAGGATAAAATTCCTCTCAATACATGCACGGAGTTGATGGTCACCACTCACGATGAGGCATTCAAGAACGAAGTCCTTGCTCATCTCAATTATCTCGACCTTCCGGATGACACCCTCAAGCTATGTCACGGCATGCTTACATGTTGCTTCCACAGTGGGAGACGATACAAGAAAACATGGTATGATTCTTCCCCGACTTTTGCATTCTTCAAAGCTGCTATTTTTTGTCAGGATTGGTTTAATCTCCTCGACAAATACTCTCCGGTTTACATGTCGGAGTTAATTCAgttctatgcaacagtcaaggtTGATGTTGCATCAGGAACTCTCTCGGCATTTATAAACCAAAAACCCTTTGTCTTGACCATTGACCAACTTGCCTCTTACCTTGAGGTTGAAGCCGTGGGTCTTACCACCTTCCCTAAAACTACTTGGGGTGATGTTGATGAAACTATGGCTAGTGAGGTTATGAGAACCCTTCGACCCGACAATGAAAATGGCACCACCAACATATATGCCCATGAACTTCAAGCCCCCTACCGTTTCACCTTTAACCTTGTTCACCGAGCCATTTTACCAAGCAATAACAGTAGGGGAAGATGTTCTCTCCTTGAGATGCTCCTTATTCACCACATTATCAAACGCCGTCCCATCAACCTTCCTCAACTAATCTTCCACCGTATCAATGAGATTGCCCCCGACCTCCAAAAGGGGAAATTTGACAAGAAAACCGTGATTCCATACGGTATGTGGTTGTCCATTGTCTTCATGAAAATAAAGATAGTCATGAAAGGTAGCCCCGGTATTGAAAAACTCAGTGATGACATGACCATGGGTTTGCTTTCTCAAATGACCTTGGCTATCAACAATGGGAAGTTGACTCGCAAGTTCTTGGGTAGAGGCAAAACTGGTGCAACAGTTGGCTCAACTGTTGAAATGGGTGTTGTTCTTGGTAAGTTGGATAAGCTTATGAACATGGTGTCCAAATTGGTTGTGGACAATGAGACTCTTAAGGAAGATGTTGCTGAGCTCAAAACCTTGAATGAAGATCTCATTGAGCGTGTGCAAGCTCTTGGTGGTCATGTGTCCGATGATGAATGAGGGATCCGTACCTACCCTTGCCCTCTTATCCTTTTGGCTCGTTGCTCTTAATTCTTAAGCAAATTATGGGCtgtttcttttctcttattttgaacatttgtctttggtttaattatgtactacttgaacatgtttctgtccttctcttgatgatgtcaagagggggaagtagttaaattatgtgtttatgtgttAATTAACAACTCTTCGGCTAACGTTCACCGTGaatttgtcttagctatgatgattagatgttctacttaggccaagcatgttgacccccattcaccttgatcatgtttaattgatgttCTTACTATTTGGTTCAAATACCGACTCACCATGGGCTTAGGGGGAATTtcacacatatttaaaacttgccatcatcaaagggggaatatgttagaacacacttggttgatgatgccaagtttcattatgatttaatcgtttgcctcttagtttaatgcttagcaaattgaagcatccaatgatagatcaaagaagttcaaagatgatcaagatgaagaacaagtcaagcatgcccatagtctagaacaaatgttgtaaacgaggtagttcaacatatttttttttacgtataagttatggcaaaaccgtgcaacagttcctgtgactgttgcaccatggtttcttgtactaacgaatggagaaattttcgggaaaattcacaagtgtttgaaattctttaaaaagcttttatatgttcaagaggaacattatttcaaaattgaagaacaaaaagaacaaaaagaatatgcttacacaataatttaaaagatgtCAATCCCATTTGTTcaagttgtttttcatgctaaaaatgggtcttatgctttttccatTTGAGGCAAAATTGTGAGTTCTCATATTTTATGGAAAACACTCCTTCTCTTTGGAAAAACGCAGCCACCTTGAGCCTCTCAAATctgattgttcttttatattttttaaatgaaaatgcatagtacaaacttgtggatattagattaatgtagtgttaagatccttctcttacacactacctttctctataaatagccacttcatttttcatttattgcaagattttgaaagagcattcattgtaaacactttgcaaatctttttagcattaaaagctttgttcttcaatcatttgcaaaaccgttttctgtttttcaaaagttttcaattgtttttcaaagctgtaaaatctccaagtatcagttcgcttaactgttgcataaaagaatatgttcaattattctcgtgtttaggtcttaattgtaatctccatgttcttaagtgaaccactgagattctgactttgtaaaccgttgagatagaaccttaaatcttgaagcggagtagctttgagcaagagaaagtcttgaagcggagtaactttaagcaattgcaaccggagtaggttggcgagttattttcattgtaatggtttagttaagtttgagtaaattgctaaacaagtaataaaataacggttggacgtaggctccgaaataggagctgaaccaatttttaaacatcgtcttgtttgtttatttactttcacgTTTTCCTATCATTTTTCTTTTACACGTTAATCTCGCTCACAGTCTTTGTGCAATGATCTCTCATCTTGTTGCATAGACTCTTTGTCaccgtttgtgaacttacaatccattaagtttctcaaactcgtattaatagatcttacttgtgttagtcattaaccaagtaaaggagaaaatttttaaaaggtacacctaattcaccccctccccctcttaggtgtttatcgttcttaactttTCAGAATAGATTTATTTAATATGCCCTATGAAGCTTTTTTTTTTATGTGATAATCAATCAACTTTGCATATTTAAAAACGTCCGGTGTTCAATAAACTAAAGGTGTAATAATGTTGATCATCATTTTGTTCGTGATATTATTCAAGTCGGTTTGATTATTCCCTCACTTGAACCAACTCATGAACATCTTGCGGATATATCTTCACTAAAGCTTTGTGCCATCAATTTGTAAGTGGCCTCTCAATAAATTTATTGAGATATCTTCTCTCAGGACACCTACTACATCAACAAGTTTATGGAAAGACGGTCTCTCAGAACACCTAATGTAACATCAATCAATTGCCATTAGAAAATGTggtataattaataataaaaactTCTTCTTTATACCATTAACCAAACCATGCATTATAAGCCAAACCACTACATATTAAAACAATTTATTCAACATGAATTCAAATACACCAACACACACATTTCTTATACAAATAACCTTAAAAGCATAATATATAACAACAGTAACTCTCCCTTGTGACCGGTAACGGATTGTGAATATATAATAGATCACTTGTTCATTTACTCAGTCTTTGCTGCCTCTGTTTTTGCCTCATTAAGATGATGAGTTTCAATATCCTTAGTAACAGCAATACAGAAATCAATCAACTTGGTAGGATAAGGCacactttcatcaatcttctCAAATTCAGAAATCCACTTAACCCCAGTTAGCTCACCCCTTGGTAACACATGAACTGTCAGAGTGAAACTCTTAAACTCTTTTAGTAGATCTCCATCAATTATCTTAAATCTCACCAACTGTTTTTCTTCATCTATTTCTTCAATCAGTTCCTTTGCCACACATTTTTTCCCGTCTGCATATCGATTTTGTATATAAACGGATCTCGGTTAAATCATATTATAACTATGTGAAAAAGTATATCTCAAGTGTAGTATTTGTTCTTATCAAAGTAATATTCACGGACCACGGTTACATCATATTATAACTATGTGAAAAAGTATATATATCAAGTGTATTATCTGTTCTTTATAAGTTTACTATCCACGGACCACGGTTAAATCATATTATAACTATGTGATTAAGTATAATAAGACTGTCTTAACTTAAAATTTCTCGCTACACTAGTTCTAGGAAATTTCTCGCTACACTAGTTCTATCATCAGCTATGGATTCGACACACCAGAAGTCAATTTTGGTAGGTAGGGTAAAAAAGCCAAAATAAGTGATTTTAGCCCCCACTTCCATAATCCATTTTTTTCGGAGTTTACCTTCGAGCAAATAGCTAAATTCGCAAGAAAAATCATTGCCCGAGAGTTGGTAGGATGGAGTCAAGATCCTCTCCATtttctaaaaagaaatggagaggtcaTTTCCTATTAACGGCCCAGATTGCATCTTGGCAATATCGGACGGTCACGATTATACATTTATGCATAAAAATATATGGTTAATAGTGTTTAAAGGGTAAATATTATTTAATgagtttgtgagaggaaatggagagaaagaaatggagaggatcttaATTGGGGAGGATGACCCTTACGTTAACGTAAGGATTATATTGGTACCCTTTT from Silene latifolia isolate original U9 population chromosome 2, ASM4854445v1, whole genome shotgun sequence encodes the following:
- the LOC141642447 gene encoding MLP-like protein 31 — its product is MRVIGKFEVEVDIAACGGDVFHEIFSTRPHHIATMSPSNIHGCDVHEGDFGKVGSIIFWDYTLDGKKCVAKELIEEIDEEKQLVRFKIIDGDLLKEFKSFTLTVHVLPRGELTGVKWISEFEKIDESVPYPTKLIDFCIAVTKDIETHHLNEAKTEAAKTE